The Fusobacterium necrophorum subsp. necrophorum genome has a window encoding:
- the hutH gene encoding histidine ammonia-lyase yields MQKIIEINGNNLTIEDVVAVARYGARVKIDEKQKPAILASREYIESALKSGLAVYGINTGFGKFENVPISEEELDVLQKNLIYSDACGVGEPFDTEVVRAMMLLRANAISKGYSGVLLSTIECLVNMLNEGVHPIVRSKGSVGSSGDLCPLAHMVLPMMGEGEAEYKGKIMSGKEAMEAAGIKTVTLKAKEGLALINGTQAMMGNAVLAVYDVEQLLKQADIIAALTVDALGGIVDAFDERVHLVRPHQGQIDSAENLRTLLKTSERTTRQAEKRMQDAYSLRCTPQVHGASRIAFDYVKKTVETEINSVTDNPLIFSGKNGACISGGNFHGQPIAIAMDTLGILVSEIANISERRIEKMVNPALSHGLPAFLIKNGGINDGFMIPQYVAAALVSENKVLAHPASVDSIPTSANQEDHVSMGTIGARKARTIIDHAQHVLSIEYFCAAQAVDLGNNEKLGKGTEEAYKVIREKIPFIENDVIFYPFMDISFEIVKSAALLERVEKITGHLK; encoded by the coding sequence ATGCAAAAAATAATAGAAATAAACGGAAATAATCTAACGATAGAAGATGTAGTTGCAGTAGCAAGATATGGAGCAAGAGTAAAAATAGATGAGAAGCAAAAACCTGCAATATTGGCTTCAAGAGAATACATTGAAAGTGCTTTAAAATCGGGACTTGCAGTTTATGGAATAAACACGGGATTTGGAAAGTTTGAAAATGTCCCTATTTCTGAAGAAGAGCTTGATGTATTACAAAAAAACTTAATTTACTCTGATGCTTGTGGAGTTGGAGAACCATTTGATACAGAAGTGGTAAGAGCTATGATGCTTTTAAGGGCAAATGCAATATCAAAAGGATATTCAGGTGTTTTATTAAGTACCATAGAATGTTTAGTAAATATGTTAAATGAAGGAGTTCATCCTATCGTCAGATCAAAAGGTTCTGTTGGATCTTCAGGAGATTTATGTCCTCTGGCTCATATGGTTTTACCAATGATGGGGGAAGGAGAAGCTGAATACAAAGGAAAAATAATGTCTGGAAAAGAAGCTATGGAAGCTGCAGGTATTAAAACAGTAACATTAAAAGCAAAAGAAGGGCTGGCCCTTATCAATGGAACCCAAGCCATGATGGGAAATGCTGTTTTGGCTGTATATGATGTAGAACAGTTACTAAAACAAGCTGATATCATTGCCGCTCTAACAGTAGATGCTTTAGGTGGAATTGTAGATGCTTTTGATGAAAGAGTACATTTAGTAAGACCTCATCAAGGACAGATAGATTCAGCAGAAAACTTAAGAACTTTATTAAAAACTTCTGAAAGAACAACCAGGCAAGCTGAAAAGAGAATGCAGGATGCGTATTCATTAAGGTGTACTCCACAAGTTCATGGAGCTTCAAGAATAGCATTTGATTATGTAAAGAAAACGGTTGAAACAGAAATAAATTCTGTGACGGATAATCCATTAATATTTTCAGGAAAAAATGGAGCTTGTATTTCAGGAGGAAATTTCCATGGGCAACCTATCGCAATAGCAATGGATACTCTGGGAATATTAGTGTCTGAAATTGCAAATATTTCAGAAAGAAGAATAGAAAAAATGGTAAATCCAGCTTTATCACATGGATTACCTGCATTCTTGATCAAAAATGGGGGAATAAATGATGGATTTATGATACCTCAATATGTTGCAGCAGCTCTTGTATCTGAAAATAAAGTATTGGCTCATCCTGCAAGTGTTGACTCAATACCGACATCCGCAAATCAAGAAGACCATGTAAGTATGGGAACTATTGGAGCTAGAAAGGCTAGAACGATTATTGATCATGCACAACATGTTTTAAGCATTGAATATTTTTGTGCAGCACAAGCAGTTGATCTTGGAAATAATGAAAAACTTGGAAAAGGAACAGAAGAGGCTTATAAAGTGATTCGAGAAAAGATTCCATTTATAGAAAATGATGTTATTTTTTATCCTTTCATGGATATTTCTTTTGAGATTGTAAAATCAGCAGCTTTATTAGAAAGAGTGGAAAAAATAACCGGTCATTTAAAATAG
- the ftcD gene encoding glutamate formimidoyltransferase, whose product MDKVLMTEVNISEGKDLELVEKVKESFMNIKGIEIMDIDSNIDHNRTVFTYKGEPSSVLEATKALAAKAVELIDMRDHKGSHPRMGAVDVVPFIPVKNITTEEAVVIAKEFGKYLGSLGVPVYFYEDAQEKEYRKTLPSIRKGQYEALEEKMKDEKWIPDEGPKEFNAKSGGTVTGARFPLVAFNINLATQDLEIGKKIVKAVRAATGGFTYVRAIVLSLEEKKQIQVSMNMINYEKTPIHRVFETIKSEANRYNVNIVDTELVGPVPIYALRDILDFYLRISAEFSVDQIYF is encoded by the coding sequence ATGGATAAAGTATTAATGACTGAAGTAAATATTAGTGAAGGAAAAGATTTAGAATTAGTTGAAAAAGTAAAAGAAAGTTTTATGAATATAAAAGGAATTGAAATTATGGATATTGATTCTAATATTGATCATAATAGAACAGTATTTACTTATAAAGGAGAGCCAAGTAGTGTTTTAGAAGCAACAAAGGCTTTGGCAGCAAAAGCAGTTGAGCTCATTGATATGAGAGACCATAAAGGATCTCATCCAAGAATGGGGGCAGTAGATGTAGTTCCATTTATTCCTGTAAAAAATATAACAACGGAAGAAGCAGTAGTGATTGCTAAAGAATTTGGAAAATATTTAGGAAGTTTAGGGGTACCGGTGTACTTCTACGAAGATGCACAAGAAAAAGAATACAGAAAAACTTTACCTAGTATTAGAAAGGGTCAATATGAGGCGTTAGAAGAAAAAATGAAAGATGAGAAATGGATTCCTGATGAAGGTCCGAAAGAATTTAATGCCAAATCTGGAGGAACAGTTACCGGGGCTCGTTTTCCGTTAGTCGCATTTAATATTAACTTAGCAACTCAAGACTTAGAAATTGGAAAAAAGATTGTAAAAGCGGTAAGAGCAGCAACAGGGGGATTTACTTATGTCAGAGCAATTGTACTCTCATTAGAAGAAAAAAAACAAATTCAAGTCTCCATGAATATGATTAATTATGAAAAAACTCCCATTCATCGAGTATTTGAAACGATTAAATCGGAAGCCAATAGATATAATGTAAATATTGTAGATACAGAATTAGTAGGTCCGGTACCAATTTATGCATTGCGAGATATTTTAGATTTTTATTTAAGAATTTCTGCTGAATTTTCAGTAGATCAAATTTATTTTTAA
- a CDS encoding formate--tetrahydrofolate ligase: MEVKTDIQIAEECQLELIKDVAERYGLKEDELENYGKYKAKVSFDAIERLKNEKDGKLVLVTAITPTPAGEGKSTVSIGLAQGLNKIGKKSVVALREPSLGPVFGVKGGAAGGGYSQVVPMEDINLHFTGDLHAITAANNLLAALIDNHIFQGNTLKIDMKNIIWKRTLDMNDRTLRNIIVGVGAKTDGVTREEHFMITVASEIMAVLCLSKNLDDLKERLSKMIVAYNIDGAPVTVKDLKAEGSMATLLKDAIKPNIVQTLEHTLAIIHGGPFANIAHGCNSLIATKLGLKLGEYLVTEAGFGADLGAEKFFNIKCRKGNLQPSVVVIVATIKALKMHGGVPKTNLKEENVEALEKGISNLERHIENVKRYGVPVVVALNKFMYDTQKELDTLIKKCKEYNVEVSLCECWEKGGEGTIDLANKVVKLADSSSKFTFLYDQDLSIENKLNIIVREMYRGNKAILTAAAKKQVKKLEELGLDKLPICMAKTQFSFSDIASNIGAPLNFDIPVQNVRVSAGAGFIVCETSNIMVMPGLPKVPSSNNIDIDGKGKIKGLF, from the coding sequence ATGGAAGTAAAGACAGATATTCAAATAGCAGAAGAATGCCAATTGGAATTGATTAAAGATGTAGCTGAACGTTACGGATTAAAAGAAGATGAATTAGAAAATTATGGAAAATATAAGGCTAAAGTTTCTTTTGATGCTATTGAAAGGCTAAAAAATGAAAAAGATGGAAAACTCGTTTTAGTAACTGCAATAACCCCAACGCCTGCTGGAGAAGGAAAATCAACAGTTTCTATTGGACTAGCACAAGGATTAAATAAAATAGGGAAAAAATCAGTGGTAGCATTAAGAGAACCATCTTTAGGACCTGTTTTTGGAGTAAAAGGCGGAGCGGCCGGTGGGGGATATTCACAAGTTGTTCCTATGGAAGATATTAACCTACATTTTACAGGGGACTTACATGCAATTACAGCAGCAAATAATTTATTAGCCGCACTTATAGATAATCATATTTTTCAAGGAAATACTTTAAAAATTGATATGAAAAATATCATTTGGAAAAGAACATTAGATATGAATGATCGAACATTAAGAAATATTATTGTCGGTGTTGGAGCTAAGACAGATGGAGTAACTAGAGAAGAGCATTTTATGATTACTGTTGCTTCTGAAATTATGGCTGTGCTTTGTTTGTCAAAAAATTTAGACGATTTAAAAGAAAGACTGTCTAAAATGATAGTTGCTTATAATATAGATGGGGCACCTGTCACTGTAAAAGACTTAAAGGCAGAAGGATCTATGGCAACACTTTTAAAGGATGCGATTAAACCAAATATTGTTCAAACATTGGAACATACTTTAGCAATTATTCATGGAGGTCCTTTTGCTAACATAGCTCATGGATGTAATTCCTTAATAGCTACAAAATTGGGATTAAAGCTTGGAGAGTATCTAGTGACGGAAGCAGGTTTTGGAGCAGATTTGGGTGCGGAAAAGTTCTTCAATATCAAGTGTAGAAAGGGAAATTTACAACCAAGTGTTGTTGTAATAGTTGCAACAATAAAAGCATTAAAAATGCATGGCGGAGTTCCAAAAACAAATTTAAAAGAGGAAAATGTTGAAGCTTTAGAAAAAGGAATATCGAACTTAGAACGTCATATTGAAAATGTAAAAAGATATGGTGTCCCTGTAGTAGTAGCTTTAAATAAGTTTATGTATGATACACAAAAAGAACTAGATACTTTAATCAAAAAATGTAAAGAATACAATGTAGAAGTTTCTCTATGTGAATGTTGGGAAAAAGGAGGAGAAGGGACAATTGATCTAGCAAATAAAGTAGTAAAGTTAGCAGATTCTTCTTCAAAGTTTACTTTTTTATATGATCAAGATTTAAGTATTGAAAATAAGTTAAATATAATTGTAAGAGAAATGTATCGAGGAAATAAGGCTATTTTAACTGCTGCAGCAAAAAAACAAGTGAAAAAACTAGAAGAACTCGGATTGGACAAACTTCCAATCTGTATGGCAAAAACGCAATTTTCATTTTCGGATATAGCATCCAATATAGGAGCACCTTTAAATTTCGATATTCCAGTACAAAATGTCAGAGTTTCAGCAGGAGCCGGTTTTATTGTCTGTGAAACTTCTAATATTATGGTAATGCCGGGATTACCAAAAGTTCCTTCTTCTAATAATATTGATATTGATGGAAAAGGAAAAATAAAAGGCTTATTCTAA
- a CDS encoding C4-dicarboxylate TRAP transporter substrate-binding protein: MRKGFKFFCAMGLLALALVGCGGNKDAAAPEGEKKEARVIKVTTKFVDDEQTAKSLVKVVEKVNERSKGSLELQLFTSGTLPIGKDGMEQVANGSDWILVDGVNFLGDYIPDYNAVTGPMLYQSFDEYLRMVRTPLVENLNKQAEEKGIKVLSLDWLFGFRNMITKKPVKTPEDMKGLKLRVPTSQLYTFTIEAMGGNPVAMPYPDTYAALQQGVIDGLEGSILSYYGTKQYENVKEYSLTRHLLGVSAVCISKACWDSLTDEERTIIQEEFDAGAQDNLTETIKLEDEYAEKLKENGVTFHEVDAEAFNKAAAPVYGMFPKWTPGIYDEIMKNLKEIREELAKEGK; encoded by the coding sequence ATGAGAAAAGGATTCAAATTTTTCTGTGCTATGGGGTTATTGGCCTTAGCTCTAGTCGGATGTGGAGGAAACAAAGATGCTGCTGCACCAGAAGGAGAAAAGAAAGAAGCGAGAGTTATTAAAGTGACTACAAAGTTTGTAGACGATGAACAAACTGCGAAGTCTTTAGTAAAAGTAGTGGAAAAGGTAAATGAAAGAAGCAAGGGAAGTTTGGAATTACAATTATTTACAAGTGGAACCTTACCGATTGGAAAAGACGGTATGGAACAAGTTGCAAACGGTTCCGATTGGATTTTAGTGGATGGAGTAAATTTCTTAGGAGATTATATTCCGGATTATAATGCCGTTACAGGACCTATGCTATATCAAAGTTTTGATGAATATTTAAGAATGGTTCGAACACCTTTGGTGGAAAACTTAAACAAACAAGCAGAAGAAAAAGGAATCAAAGTATTGTCTTTGGATTGGTTATTCGGATTTAGAAATATGATTACGAAAAAACCTGTAAAGACTCCGGAAGATATGAAAGGATTAAAATTAAGAGTTCCTACCAGTCAATTGTATACCTTTACGATTGAAGCCATGGGAGGAAATCCAGTTGCAATGCCTTATCCTGATACTTATGCAGCATTACAACAAGGGGTTATTGATGGATTGGAAGGATCTATCTTAAGTTACTATGGAACAAAACAATATGAAAATGTAAAAGAATATTCTTTGACTCGACATTTATTAGGAGTTTCAGCAGTATGCATTTCCAAAGCATGTTGGGATAGCTTAACGGACGAAGAAAGAACAATTATCCAAGAAGAATTTGATGCGGGAGCACAAGACAATTTAACGGAAACTATCAAATTGGAAGATGAATATGCAGAAAAATTAAAAGAAAATGGAGTAACTTTCCATGAAGTAGATGCGGAAGCTTTCAATAAGGCAGCAGCACCTGTTTATGGAATGTTCCCTAAATGGACTCCGGGAATTTATGATGAAATCATGAAGAATTTAAAAGAAATTCGAGAAGAACTCGCAAAAGAAGGAAAATAA
- a CDS encoding TRAP transporter small permease encodes MRDLLKKFELYLGSIFISITVVVVIMNVFTRYFLKFTYFWAEEVAVGCFVWTIFLGTAAAYRERALIGVEAIVVLLPKKIRKVVEFITFLLLVIISGIMFYFSLTYVMGSSKITSALEISYSYINSGIVLSFALMTIYSVIFAAQCFKEMVTGQEYKEIEG; translated from the coding sequence ATGAGGGATTTATTAAAAAAATTTGAATTGTATTTGGGAAGTATTTTTATCAGCATAACTGTTGTGGTTGTTATCATGAATGTATTCACCCGTTACTTCTTAAAATTTACTTACTTTTGGGCGGAAGAAGTGGCAGTAGGATGTTTTGTATGGACTATTTTTCTTGGAACAGCGGCAGCTTACCGAGAAAGAGCTTTGATAGGGGTCGAAGCTATCGTAGTTCTATTGCCAAAAAAAATTAGAAAAGTAGTGGAGTTTATTACCTTTTTGTTGTTGGTAATCATTAGCGGAATTATGTTTTATTTCAGTTTGACCTATGTTATGGGTTCCAGTAAAATTACTTCAGCTCTGGAAATTTCGTACTCTTATATCAATAGCGGAATTGTCCTTTCATTTGCTTTGATGACAATATATTCTGTTATCTTTGCAGCGCAATGTTTTAAAGAAATGGTGACAGGACAAGAGTATAAGGAAATAGAAGGATAG
- a CDS encoding TRAP transporter large permease: MEAFLPVIVLFILFFLNIPIGFALMGSALFYFMFLNTTMAMNMVIQQFVTAVESFPYLAVPFFIMVGSVMNYSGISEELMNMAEVLAGHMKGGLAQVNCLLSAMMGGISGSANADAAMESKILVPEMIKKGFSKPFSAAVTAASSAVSPVIPPGTNLILYALIANVPVGDMFLAGYTPGILMTLAMMITVHIISVKRGYQPSRERMARPSEIGKQAVKSVWALAIPFGIILGMRIGMFTPTEAGGVAVFFCFVVGFFVYKKLKLHHIPIILMETVKSTGAVMIIIASAKVFGYYMTLERIPQMITEGLMNFTNSPVLLLMVINLLLLFVGMFIEGGAALVILAPLLVPAVKALGVDPLHFGVIFIVNIMIGGLTPPFGSMMFTVCSIVDVKLEEFIREVWPFILSLAIVLLLVTYSSTVALFIPNLFR; the protein is encoded by the coding sequence ATGGAAGCATTTTTACCGGTAATTGTTTTATTTATATTATTTTTTCTAAACATCCCTATTGGTTTTGCTCTAATGGGATCGGCTTTATTTTATTTTATGTTTTTGAATACTACCATGGCCATGAATATGGTAATTCAACAATTCGTGACAGCTGTGGAATCCTTTCCTTATTTGGCAGTGCCATTTTTTATCATGGTAGGTTCCGTGATGAATTATTCCGGAATCAGTGAAGAGTTGATGAATATGGCGGAAGTATTGGCGGGGCATATGAAGGGCGGATTGGCTCAAGTAAACTGTCTATTAAGTGCCATGATGGGAGGAATTTCAGGCTCCGCCAATGCCGATGCAGCAATGGAATCTAAAATTTTGGTACCTGAAATGATTAAAAAAGGTTTCTCAAAACCTTTTTCAGCAGCGGTTACCGCTGCCTCTTCCGCAGTAAGTCCAGTAATTCCGCCGGGGACAAACTTAATCCTATACGCATTGATTGCGAATGTTCCGGTAGGAGATATGTTCTTAGCCGGATATACTCCGGGAATTTTGATGACTTTGGCAATGATGATTACCGTACATATTATTTCTGTAAAAAGAGGTTATCAGCCTTCCCGAGAACGAATGGCAAGACCGTCTGAAATTGGGAAGCAGGCGGTAAAATCCGTTTGGGCCTTGGCAATTCCGTTTGGAATCATTTTAGGGATGAGAATTGGAATGTTTACTCCGACAGAAGCGGGAGGAGTCGCTGTATTTTTCTGTTTTGTAGTAGGATTTTTTGTCTATAAGAAATTGAAGTTACACCATATTCCCATTATTTTAATGGAAACGGTAAAAAGCACAGGAGCAGTTATGATTATCATCGCCAGTGCGAAAGTATTCGGTTACTATATGACTTTGGAAAGAATTCCTCAAATGATTACCGAAGGATTGATGAATTTTACAAACAGTCCTGTACTCTTGTTGATGGTTATCAACTTATTATTATTGTTTGTAGGAATGTTCATAGAAGGGGGAGCAGCCTTGGTTATCCTGGCTCCTTTATTAGTTCCTGCAGTTAAGGCTTTGGGAGTGGATCCGTTACATTTTGGAGTGATCTTCATTGTAAATATTATGATTGGAGGTTTGACGCCACCGTTCGGTTCTATGATGTTTACAGTATGTTCGATTGTAGATGTGAAATTGGAAGAGTTTATTCGAGAAGTATGGCCGTTTATCCTATCTCTTGCCATTGTATTGCTATTGGTGACTTATTCTTCGACAGTCGCTTTGTTTATTCCGAATTTATTTCGATAG
- a CDS encoding HAD-IIA family hydrolase, translating into MDRLQKKTCFLFDLDGTIYLSEHLIPGAADLLDEIRKQGKNFAFMTNNSSSTKKQYLDKFKALGIDVTAKEVLTSTDATLRYLKLQKMKNIVLLATPEVEKEFEEAGFFLVKERGLEADCVVLTFDVSLTYEKIWTAYDYLVKGAAYIASHSDYLCPLKDGFKPDVGSFISLFQTACHREPLIIGKPNHYMVDEAMDRFGISKEEMVIVGDRLYTDIRTGLRSGITTIAVLSGETTKDMLENTQDIPDYVFPSVKEIFEHIKK; encoded by the coding sequence ATGGATAGATTGCAAAAGAAAACATGTTTTCTCTTTGACTTGGACGGAACGATTTATTTGTCGGAACATTTGATTCCGGGGGCCGCCGATCTGTTGGATGAAATTCGAAAACAAGGAAAAAACTTTGCCTTTATGACGAATAATTCTTCTTCCACCAAAAAGCAGTATTTGGATAAATTCAAAGCTTTGGGGATCGATGTGACAGCCAAAGAAGTTTTGACTTCCACGGACGCCACTTTGCGATATTTGAAGCTGCAAAAGATGAAAAACATTGTCTTGCTGGCAACTCCGGAAGTGGAAAAAGAATTTGAAGAAGCGGGTTTTTTTCTTGTCAAAGAGAGAGGTCTGGAAGCGGACTGTGTGGTTTTGACTTTCGATGTCAGTTTGACCTATGAGAAAATTTGGACAGCCTATGACTATTTGGTAAAAGGGGCCGCTTATATTGCCAGTCATTCGGATTATCTGTGCCCTTTGAAGGACGGATTCAAACCGGATGTGGGCTCTTTTATTTCTCTGTTTCAAACAGCTTGTCATCGAGAACCTCTGATTATCGGAAAACCGAATCATTATATGGTAGATGAGGCCATGGACAGATTTGGAATTTCCAAAGAGGAAATGGTTATTGTAGGAGATAGACTTTATACGGATATTCGAACGGGACTTCGAAGCGGCATCACTACAATAGCTGTTTTGAGTGGAGAAACCACGAAAGATATGTTGGAAAATACCCAGGATATACCGGATTATGTATTTCCCAGTGTGAAAGAAATTTTTGAACACATCAAAAAATAG
- the rpmG gene encoding 50S ribosomal protein L33: MRVQVLLECTETKLRHYSTTKNKKNTPERLEIKKYNPVLKRHTIYKEVKK, translated from the coding sequence ATGAGAGTACAAGTTTTATTGGAATGTACAGAAACAAAATTAAGACATTATTCTACAACAAAGAATAAAAAGAATACTCCAGAAAGATTGGAAATAAAAAAATACAATCCAGTTTTGAAGAGACACACAATTTACAAAGAAGTAAAAAAATAA
- the secE gene encoding preprotein translocase subunit SecE, with amino-acid sequence MSLFQDVRKEYSKVQWPKKKEIVSSTVWVVVMAVILSIYLGVFDLIATRLLKNLVSLFGG; translated from the coding sequence ATGAGTTTATTTCAAGATGTTAGAAAAGAATACTCAAAGGTGCAATGGCCTAAGAAGAAAGAGATTGTAAGTTCAACTGTCTGGGTTGTTGTTATGGCCGTCATATTGAGTATATATTTAGGAGTTTTTGATTTAATTGCTACAAGACTATTGAAAAATTTGGTTTCTCTGTTTGGAGGATAG
- the nusG gene encoding transcription termination/antitermination protein NusG — protein sequence MTKTEVKRWFMIHTYSGYEKKVKTDLEQKIETLGMKEIVSKILVPEEKSTEIVRGKEKVVFRKIFPGYVMLEMTAVREESDEGINYKVDSDAWYVVRNTNGVTGFVGVGSDPIPMEEHEVENVFRVIGYEQEVREFHKADFQIGDYVKVLEGGFVNKEGKVAEMDYEQGKVKIMIDIFGRMTPVEVSFSSVEKM from the coding sequence ATGACAAAGACAGAAGTAAAAAGATGGTTTATGATACATACATATTCAGGCTATGAAAAAAAAGTAAAAACAGACTTAGAGCAAAAAATAGAAACTTTAGGAATGAAGGAAATTGTAAGTAAAATTTTAGTTCCGGAAGAAAAAAGTACCGAAATTGTTCGTGGAAAAGAAAAAGTAGTGTTTCGAAAAATATTCCCCGGATATGTTATGTTAGAAATGACGGCAGTACGTGAAGAAAGCGACGAAGGAATCAACTATAAGGTGGATTCCGATGCGTGGTATGTAGTTCGAAATACCAACGGAGTAACGGGCTTTGTCGGAGTAGGGTCTGATCCGATTCCTATGGAAGAGCATGAAGTGGAGAATGTATTTCGTGTGATAGGCTATGAACAAGAAGTGCGAGAATTTCATAAAGCAGATTTTCAAATTGGAGACTATGTAAAAGTCTTAGAAGGAGGATTTGTAAATAAAGAAGGAAAAGTCGCAGAAATGGACTATGAACAGGGAAAAGTAAAAATTATGATTGATATATTTGGGAGAATGACACCGGTAGAAGTTTCTTTCTCGAGTGTCGAAAAGATGTAG